The segment CTGTGGATAGCATTGACGGGCATTTTTTTTCGCTCATCGATGAGCATCTTAGCAAAACTCTTTTTCTCTTTGTTATCGTCCGTCGCAATAAATGCCTCGCACTTTTTACCAATCACTTTCAAAAGTTCTTCATCCGAGGTGCTGCCTAAAACGGGCACATTGTCTATTTCAGTGTTGTGCAAACCTTTGTTGTCATCCAAAAATCCATAAATCACATTGCCGTTTGACTCAAAAATCTCCAAAGCGGCTCTTCCCAAACCGCCAGCACCAAATATTATTACTGGGTTATCCATGCGGCAAAGTTATCTATTCTAGTAGATATCTAAATACTAGAACCAGGAAGCAAGACTTAAAAATGAGAATATTGCCATTATCGTGATTCTTAAACTCACTTAGTATTATGCTTTTTATTTTGTACCTCATCATTGCTGCTATCAATTCGGGAGCGAAAGCCTACAATTAGCATCACAAGGAAGGGTAGATAATACACTTTGTATCTGGCAATAGTACCCAAATTGGGCACGCTATAAGACAGAAATAAAGCACAAAGAATAACATATGCCAACATGGCCAAAATTTCTGGTTTTAGGTTTGGAGGAATGAAAACTTTCCGTTTGAAGATGCCAATCGCACCAATCAAAAGAAAAGTGTTCTCTACACTACTTAGCCAAAAAGGAAAATAAAATGACTCTCCAATCAAGGGTCTAAACAAACCTGAAAATGCAAAGTATAACACATTGATCACATCATCTAGCACAGTGTCGGTTACATGTATGACAGGCAAACGGTTCGCCGCATGGGTTTCCGAGAGTATAAAAAGATGGTTGGACTGTATGACTACCGAAAACTTTTCCCAACTAAAATTATAACTCAAGCTGTGTAAAAAAAACCATACAGGAAGTAACATCGCTGCTGCCAGCATGCCAGATTTTAGCCAAAAAGGCCAAGTTGCGAACATCCTATTTTCACTCCAGTGATACACCCACACAAAAACTAGTGCAGGTAACAAAAGTGCAGCGATGTAATACTTAAGTACAATCAGTACGCCCAGAGCGCATGAAAGTAACATGTAATCATACCAGCGTCGCTTTGGACCAGATTGAAGTCCAGCATAAAAACCCACAATAATAAATACGGCAGCAAAGGCCAGACTTTCCTTGAGCAATCCTGATGACCAAAAAACAGTAGATGGAAAATAAAACAAAGCAATAATTGATGCAAGGCGCAGACTCGGCAGCCAAATGGTGAGTTTACAAACCGCATAACAAACCCCTAAAAAACTAAACACTGAAAAATAAATAGCGCACAACCAATAATCCGCATGTGTCACATAGATCAGCACTGCCACGCATCGAGAAAACCAAATTGCCCTGACTGGGTCAGAAATCAATACTGTTTCCGTAACAGACCGCCAAAAATCATCCCTCTGTACATAAATCAATGCCTGCTGATAGTAATAGAAAGTATCACCACCATCATAATGATACTGGTATAGCAACCCAACCAACACACCACATAGCAACTTGAAGCTCAACCCCGAAAGAAAAACAAGAGGAGACAGTAACTTCCTGGCTGACCTATAGGCCAGCATGACTACTAGGGTCATAAAAACAAGATTGAATAAGTATACCAGGATCGTCTGCAATGTCAATCGGAAATGAGCTTGAGCCCAATTTTACAGGAAAGACACTTCTTTTTCAAACAAAACTCATTCTTCAGTTCGAGCAGTGCCTGACTGTCAAAGGCAGTTTTTGCGCTCATCCCCATGTTCTGCCATGCCTCAATGACTCGATTCTTCTCAGCCTTGAGCTGGTGAAGCAAATCCACTGCGCGATCCATATACAACTCATCACCGACATATTGACTATATGCCGCCAACACGGGCGCAACTGTATTGATCAACAGCACATCGATACTTGCAGATCCCAATCCATGATGGGGTCGTGTAGACTTCTTACCAAAATCATAATGCACTTGCCAATACGGAGAAAGCTCCGCTTCAAATAATTGCCTGAGCTCTTTGATAGAAGTATGGTGAAGAATCAAATGAAAAAATTTAGCATGCGCAAAAATGAAAGCTGACAACTCTGCTAGTCTCACGGTAGGGAAATTACCTGGTCGCATGCGGAGAAAATTCCACTCCACCCTTAGCATCTGAAAGTCCCCTGTTCGGTATTTCTTAGACAAATATGCATAACGCTCGGTCAGTTTTTCAGCATATTCATCTAGCCCTGTTTGATCCAAAAATCCTGCTACACCGAATAACAATGCCTCTGTATCCAGCCTGTCTGTCTGCTGTTTGAGCAAAACTTTGTGAGAGAGCACTTCAGCAAGTTTTAGCATCGAGTCTGCGTTCTTCTTAAAGCCAAAACTCTGAGCCACCAACTGATACACAGTCTCTTCCCAAGAACCTTTGTTTCTCTCCAGTCGATCCAAAATCAAAGTCGACTTTCTTCTGAGGCGTTCTATAGCCATCTGATCCAACATAGACAGTTTATCAATGTCTCTCACTTGACTAAATTGGTCTTGGCAAGGAATCTCATGTGGATCATACACCAATTTTTTGTACCGATCAATCAATGCAATTGGCACTCTGTTTTTCAATTCCAAAACGGGCAACACCTCGCCATCTGACCTGTAGCAGTCAACATCATGGTTCCATACTACATGGAGAATTACATTGTTGTACTTCTCATCGAGATGATGGTTGTGATGATTCCAATCCGACGAATTGACATGGATTTCGACACTTCCATGCCATTGGATACCAGCCAAACTCAACTTAGCATTGAGAAAATCTGGCCCTGCATCCGTATTGTGATTTCCAATCTTATATATTTCTATCGGTAGATCTTGTGTAGATCTCAGATCAGCATGATCATATCTCTGGTAGTTCCAGACGAAGTGTAAAAAGGATTCTTGCACAGTAGTAAGCTCTACTCCCAAACCCGCTGCAATCAAATAAACAAAATAATGCGCTACTATGCAAGATCTAGGTAAGACCTAATTTTTGCCTATGGTTGGTTATCTGAGATTGAAAATCAGAAAGTGCCAAGAGCAAATCTTGCACATTATCCTTTACGACAAACAGGTTCATGTTGACTTCTTTAATCAGACCTTCCTTCTTCATTTGTGCAAACAAAGCAATCAAAGCATCATAATACCCAGCAACATTCAATATTCCAATGGGTTTTTGAAGCAAACCCAATTGACTCCAAGTCAGAATTTCCATCAGTTCCTCCAGTGTGCCAAATCCGCCTGGTAAAGCGATAAATCCATCTGCTCGATCAGCCATGATAGTCTTGCGCTCGTGCATCGATTCAGTAATCACGATCTCTGTCAAGCCGCGGTGGGTAATCTCCACCTCATCCAAAAAACGAGGGATCACACCCAATACTTGACCCCCAGCGTCCAAACAAGCATTGGCAACAGCACCCATGAGTCCCAGCGTTGCTCCTCCGTACACCAACGCAATGTCGCCCTCAGCCAATTGCCTACCGAGCAGTTGGGCAGCAGACAAAAACAAGGGATTGTTACCCATCGAAGACCCACAATACACACAAATACTTTTCATCCCTTCATGTTTTAGATTCAGCAAATATACAAAACCACTTCTGTAAGAGACGTGATACCAAGATGCGAGATACAGATCATAAAATGATGGCTCTTGCTTCCTGATTTATTAGTCTCAAATATCATCTTACTATTGACATTAGTTCCAAATAGCAAATAAGGATTGCTCCGTAAATATTAGGGCTTTACTTTTGCGCAAAATTATCTATACACTCAATGGCACGCGAGAAGCTCAAGGAAGAAGACAAAAGAAAGCTTAACAGTGAGAACTTCAAAAAGCTATACAGCATATTCCAATACCTCATCCCCTACAGAACCAAGTTCATCGTCGGGCTGATTTTTTTGGTAGTAGGTAGTTTTCTATTGATGGGATTCCCATATATCGCTGGCAAGCTCATAGATGTCGCTGGTGGTGATCAAAGCTGGTATCTGAAGGACATCAATCAAGTCGCCCTTGCTTTGATGGCCATTTTGTTTTTACAAGGGGTTATTTCCTACTTCAGAGTGTACCTTTTTGCTCAAGTGAGCGAAAATGCCATGGCGGATGTCCGCAATGATCTCTACAAAAGATTGATCCATCTGCCCATCAATTTTTTTGACAAAAATCGAACGGGAGATTTGATGAGTCGAATCACATCAGATGTGAGCATGTTGCAAACTACGTTTTCCACTACACTTGCTGAGTTGATCCGCCAAGTCGTCACATTGGTTGTCGGACTCACAGCTATCTTCATCACCACACCGGCACTCAGTGTATTTATGCTTTGCGTGTTGCCTGTATTGATTGTGGCGGCTATGATTTTTGGAAAGAAGATCAGAGTCTTATCTAGAAAATCTCAAGATGAGTTGGCAATCTCCTCCACCATTGCTGAAGAGACTTTTCAATCCATCTTAGCTGTCAAATCTTTTACTAACGAAACCTTCGAAAACAGACGCTTCTCGGCAGCTCAAAGCAGAGTAGCCAGTACAGCTATCGGAGCAGCCAAATACAGGGCTGCTTTTATATCCTTCATCATTTTTGCTCTCTTTGGGGCGATGGTTGCTATCATCTGGTATGGTGCATTATTAATGCAACGTGGGGAAATGAGCATTGGTGATTTGATTTCGTTCGTACTATATACTGCTTTTATTGGTGGTTCTATCGCGGGACTGGGTGATTTGTTTGGACAATTGCAAAGAGCCATCGGTGCATCCGAGCGGATTTTGGAGATTCAACAAGAAGACACCGAGCATGAGGAAGTGGTCGTATCAACTCAACCAGTGGATAATGTGCTCGGGAATATCTCTTTCGAAAATGTGACCTTCTCCTATGAAAGCCGAAAAGACATCAAAGTTCTCAATCAACTTTCGCTCAACATACAATCAGGAGAAAAAGTAGCCATCGTGGGCAAAAGTGGTGCTGGCAAGACAACCATTGCTCAGCTACTCATGAGGCTCTACAAAGGTTATGAAGGAGCGATCAAAATTGACAACAAGGAAATTGGCACTTATGACCTTGCTCAACTCAGAGCAAGTATTGGAATCGTGCCACAAGAGATTATTCTGTTTGGCGGAAGTATCCGTGAAAACATCGCCTATGGCAATCCATTAGCAACCGAAGAGGAAATAATCGCTGCAGCAAAAAAAGCCCACGCCATCGAGTTCATCGACTCATTCCCAGAGGGTCTCGACACATTGGTAGGCGAACGAGGCATCAAACTATCAGGAGGTCAACGCCAGCGCATCGCCATAGCCAGAACCATCCTCAAGAACCCTGCGATCCTTATCCTAGATGAGGCGACTAGCTCTTTGGACGCAGAGTCAGAAAACCAAGTACAGCAGGCTTTCAATGAACTGATGAAGAACAGAACCACTTTGATCATCGCGCACAGACTAGCGACCATCAAATCGGTAGACAATATTTTTGTTTTGGAGAATGGAAGTATCAAAGAATCAGGCAATCACGACGAATTGCTTGGTAGAACAAATAGCACCTACAATCACTTGGTTAATTTACAGTTGGTCGAATAAATCGTAGTGTTAAACCCCTGAAAATAAGCACTGATCTAAAGCAATCAAAAGTGTTTGTTGAATATATACGTAATGTGCTATATTATGGCTTTCTTTGTGGCACTGACAATTTGAAATTGCGTTATTAACGACTTTACTGAATGAACCTAATATTTACGAATCTCTTTTCTGGAACCAACGAACTATTATTGTTTGGTCTTTTTGGAATTGTTATCATACTGTTCCTAGTCGTCGATTTAGGGCTGGTTCACAAAGGGCCAAAAAAAATCAGTCAAAAAGACGCGCTGCTGCAGACAATTTTTTGGATATTCATATCCACAGTCTTTGGAGCAATGATCTACTTCTTCGGTGGCGGCACAGAAGATGCCTTAGAGTTCTTCTCGGCTTATGTGACCGAAAAGGCACTCTCTGTTGACAACATATTTGTCATTCTTCTCATTCTTCGCTATTTCAAAGTCAAAGACGAATACTACCACGACATCCTGTTTTGGGGTATCCTAGGTGCCATTGTGTTCAGAGCGATCTTTATTTTCCTTGGCGCATTGCTCATTGGTGAGTTCCATTGGATTCTGTACATATTTGGTGTTTTCCTTATCTACTCAGGCATCAAGATCTTCAACGAAGATGAAGAAATGGATATCGAGCCTGAAAAGAACCTCGTGGCAAAATGGGCAAGAAAATTTTTACCTATTTCGAAAGAAGAAAAAGGAGGAAAGTTCTTTTTCAGAGAAAATGGTAAGTTTTGGTTTACGCCCCTGTTTTTGGTCATCATTTTGATCGAAACCACTGATTTGATCTTTGCCGTGGATTCTATACCTGCAGCATTTGCTATCAGCCAAAACGAATTCATCATCTATACATCCAACATATTTGCAGTCATGGGTCTGAGAGCCATGTTCTTTTTATTGGCCAATGTTTTGGACAAATTTTACCTCTTGCAAAAGGGACTTTCTATTGTCTTGATATTCATTGGAGCCAAAATGCTCTTAGAATGGGATTTGATCCAAAGCGGATTCCAGTACATTGGACTGGGTCATGTTCACATTCCTGTCATCTGGTCATTTGTGGTGATTATTTTGGCATTGACACTTTCAATTGTCTTGTCTGTCATATTCCCTCAAGCCCCAGAACCTGCCGAGCCTATTGAAACTACTGAAAACAAAGCGTAGCTTTTTTTTCGTTTTTCCGTAAGTCTATAAAAAGTTAGCATTATGATCGTTCCTTTTGATGACATGCCAGACTCAGCCAGAGTCTGGATCTATCAAGCCAGCAAAGAATTAGACACGCAAGATATAGACTTGATTCAGCAAGCTGCCGAGCCATTCCTGAACAGCTGGGCTGCACATGGTGCTGCACTAAAAAGCGCCTTCAAAGTACTACACAACAAGTTTCTTATCATCACAGTAGATGAATCCTTCAATCAAGCTAGTGGTTGTTCTATAGATGCCTCAGTGGGCTTGGTCAAAAAACTAGAACAAACTCTCCATACAACTTTCTTTGACAGAACCAAAGTCTGCTTCATGGTTGGCGATGAAATATTTGAGAGTCCACTCACAGAACTGAAATCTTTGATTCAACAGGGGAAAATCACAAAAAATACGCTTACTTTCAACAACCTAGTGCCAAACATCAAGGAAATGAAAGAAGGATGGATGGTGCCAGCTCAAGACACCTGGATCAATAGGTATTTCTAAGCTCCGTTTGATTGATTAGATTACAGTTGGATGAAAAACATAAATCGATACCTTGGACTTATCGCATGGGTTTTTTGGATTGGATGTAGCCCTCTCAAAAAAGCCAACAAGAGCTTTGAAGCTGGCGAATACAGCACCGCCATTCACCAATACCAAAAGGCACTGAAGAAGGATGACCCTGTATCCAACTATGCCCTAGCAGAAGCCTACCGACATTCCAACCAGCTCAAAAAAGCAGAGCCCTACTACAAGGCAGCCATAGACAACCATACAAATGAGGAAAGGGCCTACTATTATTATGCGCTGGCACTGAAAACCAATCACAAGGAAGAAGAAGCAAAAAGGGTACTCAATACCTACCTATCCAAAGAAGACACGGACGAAGATGTTGTTCTTTGGGCACAAAGAGAACTTGACAACCTCAACAAAATCGATGAGGTGAGAGCACAGGTGAGTTATTTCAGAGTAAAAAACCTAGATGCGCTCAACACCGAGTATGCGGAATACTCTCCCGTGTACAATGATGGTTATCTGTACTTCACCTCCAATCGTGATGGAGGAAAAACCTACAAAGGAACAGGTACGCCCTTCACAGACATCTACAGAGTCCGCAGCAAGGGAGCAAAGGTAGAGCTCAACACACTTCAAATGCTGGATGAGAACATCAATGATCCGGATATCAACGAAGGATCAATTACCATGTCTGACAATGGTCAAACGGTGATTTTTGCCAAAGCCAACAACGGAAAAGCCAGTGGCACCAATGAAGTCAATCTCTATTTTACACGCTACAGAAATGGTCAATGGAGTGCTGCAAGGCCCCTCTCTATCAACGGGAGAGATTCATGGGACTCTACTCCTGCACTCAGCCCAGATGGCACAACCCTATATTTTTCTTCGAATCGAGAAGGTGGGTATGGTGGTCTAGATATCTA is part of the Reichenbachiella agarivorans genome and harbors:
- a CDS encoding TerC family protein, encoding MNLIFTNLFSGTNELLLFGLFGIVIILFLVVDLGLVHKGPKKISQKDALLQTIFWIFISTVFGAMIYFFGGGTEDALEFFSAYVTEKALSVDNIFVILLILRYFKVKDEYYHDILFWGILGAIVFRAIFIFLGALLIGEFHWILYIFGVFLIYSGIKIFNEDEEMDIEPEKNLVAKWARKFLPISKEEKGGKFFFRENGKFWFTPLFLVIILIETTDLIFAVDSIPAAFAISQNEFIIYTSNIFAVMGLRAMFFLLANVLDKFYLLQKGLSIVLIFIGAKMLLEWDLIQSGFQYIGLGHVHIPVIWSFVVIILALTLSIVLSVIFPQAPEPAEPIETTENKA
- a CDS encoding DUF2851 family protein, giving the protein MIAAGLGVELTTVQESFLHFVWNYQRYDHADLRSTQDLPIEIYKIGNHNTDAGPDFLNAKLSLAGIQWHGSVEIHVNSSDWNHHNHHLDEKYNNVILHVVWNHDVDCYRSDGEVLPVLELKNRVPIALIDRYKKLVYDPHEIPCQDQFSQVRDIDKLSMLDQMAIERLRRKSTLILDRLERNKGSWEETVYQLVAQSFGFKKNADSMLKLAEVLSHKVLLKQQTDRLDTEALLFGVAGFLDQTGLDEYAEKLTERYAYLSKKYRTGDFQMLRVEWNFLRMRPGNFPTVRLAELSAFIFAHAKFFHLILHHTSIKELRQLFEAELSPYWQVHYDFGKKSTRPHHGLGSASIDVLLINTVAPVLAAYSQYVGDELYMDRAVDLLHQLKAEKNRVIEAWQNMGMSAKTAFDSQALLELKNEFCLKKKCLSCKIGLKLISD
- a CDS encoding LOG family protein; the protein is MKSICVYCGSSMGNNPLFLSAAQLLGRQLAEGDIALVYGGATLGLMGAVANACLDAGGQVLGVIPRFLDEVEITHRGLTEIVITESMHERKTIMADRADGFIALPGGFGTLEELMEILTWSQLGLLQKPIGILNVAGYYDALIALFAQMKKEGLIKEVNMNLFVVKDNVQDLLLALSDFQSQITNHRQKLGLT
- a CDS encoding ABC transporter ATP-binding protein, producing the protein MAREKLKEEDKRKLNSENFKKLYSIFQYLIPYRTKFIVGLIFLVVGSFLLMGFPYIAGKLIDVAGGDQSWYLKDINQVALALMAILFLQGVISYFRVYLFAQVSENAMADVRNDLYKRLIHLPINFFDKNRTGDLMSRITSDVSMLQTTFSTTLAELIRQVVTLVVGLTAIFITTPALSVFMLCVLPVLIVAAMIFGKKIRVLSRKSQDELAISSTIAEETFQSILAVKSFTNETFENRRFSAAQSRVASTAIGAAKYRAAFISFIIFALFGAMVAIIWYGALLMQRGEMSIGDLISFVLYTAFIGGSIAGLGDLFGQLQRAIGASERILEIQQEDTEHEEVVVSTQPVDNVLGNISFENVTFSYESRKDIKVLNQLSLNIQSGEKVAIVGKSGAGKTTIAQLLMRLYKGYEGAIKIDNKEIGTYDLAQLRASIGIVPQEIILFGGSIRENIAYGNPLATEEEIIAAAKKAHAIEFIDSFPEGLDTLVGERGIKLSGGQRQRIAIARTILKNPAILILDEATSSLDAESENQVQQAFNELMKNRTTLIIAHRLATIKSVDNIFVLENGSIKESGNHDELLGRTNSTYNHLVNLQLVE